A region of the Sminthopsis crassicaudata isolate SCR6 chromosome 6, ASM4859323v1, whole genome shotgun sequence genome:
tatttaacaattatcttgttgcacaagaaagatctgatttagaaagaaggtaaaaataatatgagaagaaaaaaaatgcaagcaaacattaacagaaagaatggaaatgttatgttaAGGTCCATatatgttgtggttcatattcatttcccagtgttctttctctgggtgtagctggttctattcattacagatcaattggaactgatttggatcctctcatcattgaagagagccatgtccatcagaactgatcatcatgtggtattgttgttgaagtgtatagtgatcttctggttctgctcatttcactcagcatcagttcatgtaagtctctccaagacgctctgtattcatcctgctgttaatttcttatagaacaataatattccataacattcatatatcataatttattcagccattctccaattggtgggcatcccttcaatttccagtttctagccactacaaaaagggctgccacaaacatttttcacatacaggtccctttcccttctttaatatctctttaggatataagcccagtagtaacactactggatcaaagggtatccacagtttgataacttttggagcataattccaaattgctctccagaatggctggattctttcacaactccaccaacaatacgacagtgtcccagttttcccacatcccctccaacattatctttttctgtcatcttagccaatctgacaggtgtgtagtggtatctcagagttgtcttaatttgcatttctctgataacagtgatttggaacaccttttcatatgactagaaatagttttaatttcttcatctgaaaattgtctgttcatatcctttgaccatttatcaattggagaatggcttgatttcttacaaattaaagtcaattctctatgtattttggagatgaagtctttatcagaatctttagctgtaaaaatgttttctcagtttattgcttcccttctaatcctgtctgcattagttttaataaataaacattttaacatttgaattttttttattttaagtttaatattttccccttcctttcttttccttctcctgcttGAAAAAAGTAATCTGTTATAGATCATACATTTGCAGTcctgaaaacattttcatattagccatgttacaaaagaaaaaggtaacaaaaatatcaagaataataaaatttatactttaatttgcTTTCAGACTTTATCAGATCTTTATTTGGAGatgaaaagcatttttcataaatttttttagAATTGACTTGGATTTTGGTGGGAGGGGCTGAGGATAATTAAGCCATTCAAAAATGATCTTTGTAGGATATTGCTTTTACTGtcattctcctggttttgctcatttccttTTGGATCACTTCAagtaagtcttcctaggttttccTGAAAGtatcctgcttttcttttctcagaGTATAACAGTATAATATCACAATCAcatacaacttgtttagccattcatcaattgataggcatcccctcaattccaAACCTGGgcgctacaaaaagagctgctagaaatatttggACATATAGATCCTTTCCCTTTGACCTTTTTTGGAATACAGAGCTAGTAGTTCTTTGCTGGGTCAAACTCTTGGCCATAgttcaaattgatctccagaatggttggatcaccaGTAGTACATAATTGTCtgtattttcccatatcccctccaaatttgtcattttttatttctagttttagaaataaaaagaaataatttttacacatatatgtttgcaaatatatatttatatgtaacatacataatataattgggaaaattatttttgaaaattaggaaGGTAATAGTTCTTTTGGCTTCTGCATTAATAGGACCAGATATAAAATAACATGttcagtttcaattttctcatttcaaattGGAAATCTAGAGAACATCAAAAGTAAGGATAACCAAGTTGTTTGTCAGTTAACAAGGATTTTTAATGTTTACTCTGTGTGATATTACAATATAACTtggtatacaaagaaaaaaaatatagttcCTGTCATTTACATTGTAAGTGAGACACTGTGTAAATAACCAGGCATACGCATTAGAGACAAAATAGATCAATGGTCATCCTAAGGAAGCTATTAGAGAGGAAAGACTCCAAACAGAAAATAGGACTTGAGTTGTGTTGAGCAAATAACTAAGTGACAGAGGAAGGGAATCAAAGCATTTCAGGTTTCTGAAACAACTAATGTAGACACAGAAGATAGTGTGTCATGTgtaggaaaaaaaccccaaacaatcCAGTGTAGTTACATTGTACACTgccaagaaaggaagaaagcatagaactggaaaggtagaaaaaggCCAAGTTGTGGAAACTTTTTTGTAATGATATtttggtatcttttgtttttcatgaaCTACATCTCTTCAGTATAGCAACCTCCTCAATTTCCATAAAGGGCTATCCCattttgggggagggaaagaaaacttTTTCAACTATATTATGCCACAAATGTGGTCACTGACAAAAGAAAAAGTCCCAAcaaacaccaaaatatttatagcaccaaTTTTATGATAGAAAATACTGGGAACAAAGCAGATGCCCAATGATTGAGTAATGGCTAAACAAAGTGTGGCACATGAACATAATGCAATACTACTATGCTGTAAACAAAAAACTCCATAAATATGATATGATTaatacagaaacagaaaagatttacatgatttGATACAAAGTGATGATAGCAGAGACAATAAagtaacacacacacagactATAAGAACGCAATCCCcatatataaacagaaaatgtGTGTTGtcagattccaaaataaaaaaacaaccatGGACTCAACGAAGAGCATTGAGGAGACATGTTTCCCTACTCCATTGCAAAGGTGGGAGATTCATGTTTCTGGAACATTGCTGTATTTTCAGACCTTTTCAATCATCATTTAAGTTTACAACTTTAATccatcaaaacaaaaatatatatgcctTTTCTAAAGCACGTTTATTGGTATCATTTGATTCTAAAATTACATAAGTAGAATATTAATTTCCTAGGGGAAAGAACGGTGCTATTGTTGTCCTTGCAAAGGTAAAAATTCCTGCAGTGCCTAAAGtatagtatgtatttaataaGTAGTTGCTGCCTTGAGTTGAATTCATGAAAAAGgatactttttatttatcagttttctCAGTGCTCCTTTAACTTCATTGTTCCTAAGACTGTAGATCAAGGGGTTCAACATGGGAATCATTACAATGTAGAAAACAGACACCACTTTATTCTGATCTGTTGAGTAGCTGGACTTAGGCATCACATAAATGAATGTAGTGGTTCCATAAAAAAGAGTGACTGCTGTAAGGTGGGAGGTGCAAGTCGAGAAAGCTTTAGATCTCCCCTCAGTGGAACTTATTTTTAGGACAGAGAAGAGGATGTATACATAAGAGATTATGATTGTTAGCACTGTGATCACCATTACAGACCCAGCAGAGGCAGAAGGAAGAATTTCAGCAAGATTATCCTCTGAGTAGGAAAGCTTCAAAAGTGGTGAATAATCACAGAGAAAATGATTAATCTTATTAGGTCCACAGAAGGACCGAATCAATAAGCAACCAGTGAAGGCCCAACTATTTATACAACTACCCAGGTAGGATATGATGAGTAACAGAGTACAGACCTTAGGAGACATGTTGATGGAGTAGAGTAGGGGGTTACAGATGGCCATATACCGATCATAGGCCATCACAGCCAATAGGAAATATTCAGCTGTCCCAAAGGTGGCTCCAAAGAACACCTGGGACATACAACCTTCCAAAGGGATTATGGTTTTGTCCACAAGGAAGTTATTGAGCATAACAGGTGTAACAGTTGAGGAATATGCAGAATCCACAAAAGCCAAGTGACTAAGGAAAAGATACATTGGAGTGTGAAGTTGGGAGCTCTTTCTGATCAATATGATTATACTAAGATTACCAACTAAGGTGACAATGTAGACACCTAGGAATATCACAAAGAGGATGACACGAAGAACTGGATCATCTGTTAACCCCAAAATAATGAATTCAGTCACAGCAGTGCAATTATTAACAGACATGTCTTGGAAAGAGTGCCTAttagacagaaaaaaaggaaaataaaataaactacagAACTAAGATTTGGATATTTCTATTGATATATACAGGAAAAATTCACCAACCATCTTCTACATGTCACCCCT
Encoded here:
- the LOC141546480 gene encoding olfactory receptor 5P3-like — its product is MSVNNCTAVTEFIILGLTDDPVLRVILFVIFLGVYIVTLVGNLSIIILIRKSSQLHTPMYLFLSHLAFVDSAYSSTVTPVMLNNFLVDKTIIPLEGCMSQVFFGATFGTAEYFLLAVMAYDRYMAICNPLLYSINMSPKVCTLLLIISYLGSCINSWAFTGCLLIRSFCGPNKINHFLCDYSPLLKLSYSEDNLAEILPSASAGSVMVITVLTIIISYVYILFSVLKISSTEGRSKAFSTCTSHLTAVTLFYGTTTFIYVMPKSSYSTDQNKVVSVFYIVMIPMLNPLIYSLRNNEVKGALRKLINKKYPFS